The window AGCTTAACCGCCACGAGTTTCGTTACAAGTGCCGCAACTTTTTTACTCGGTTTAGCCTCAGCAGGGATAATGGGAATTGGAGGGTACATGATCATGGAGGACCAATTGACTTTCGGAGATTTTCTAGCCTTTACCTTATTATTGGGTTTTATGATCGCACCAATTCTTCAAATGAGTAATATAGGCAGCCAGCTTACAGAAGCTTTTGCGGGATTGGACAGAACGCAAGAATTGATGAATATTCCTCTGGAGGCCGACCCTGCCAATCGGAATATATTGCTACCGGAAATAAAAGGTAGGGTATCCTTTGACAATGTTCATTTTGAATATGAACCTGGAGCAGAAATAATAAAAGGTGTAGATTTTGTTGCCGAACCTGGAAGTGTTACTGCTTTGGTAGGTAGTTCCGGTTCAGGAAAAACAACCATCTCAGGGCTGGTTGCATCATTTCTTATTCCTACCGAAGGCACGGTTAGCATAGACGGACAGGACTTGAGTAAAGTAGATTTGAATTCCTTTAGGAAACACCTGGGAGTAGTTCTTCAGGATGACTTTCTTTTTGAAGGTACAATTAGGGAAAACATCATGTTTCCTAGACCGAATGCCACTGAGGAGATGCTTCAGGAAGCAGTAAAGTCAGCATACGTGAATCAATTTACTGATCAATTTGAAGAGGGCCTAGAAACAGTAATAGGTGAAAGAGGGGTAAAACTTTCCGGGGGACAAAGACAAAGATTAGCCATAGCTAGGGCAATATTGGCTGATCCACGCATATTAATATTGGATGAAGCCACCAGTAACCTTGATGCAGAAAGTGAACATTTTATTCAATCAAGCTTAAAAAGTCTAATGGCCGGAAGAACTACATTTGTTATCGCACATAGGCTAAGCACCATACGACAGGCTGATCAAATATTGGTTATAGAGAAAGGTCAGATAGTAGAGCGAGGGAAACATGATGAGCTGATCCAATCCAAGGGGCGATACCATGATTTGTACACATTCCAAGCAAGAATTTAAGGCCAATTTAACACAAAGTTCCTAACAGGTCTTTTAATATTTGAGGCAATCAGTTCAGAATCAATCACTACGAAACTGAATGAACCCATACGGATTTAACCAATTCTTTTTTGGCCGTTTATATATTATATTTTAAACAAGATCAACTAGGAGTCATTGGCCATTAAGGTTTTTGCGGCAAGCCTTCCCGAAGTCAT of the Cyclobacterium marinum DSM 745 genome contains:
- a CDS encoding ABC transporter ATP-binding protein, with the translated sequence MAKNKSNVSLNSVFKTIIWPRRKYIFIGLVLIIISRLSGLVLPWASKYLVDDVIPSSNFELLKWLIVAVVIAVTVQAVTSFGLTQILSVEAQNLIAKLRVEVQAHIIRLPIRFFDNAKTGELVSRVMTDVEGVRNLVGTGLAQMVGGLLTSLISLVLLIYISPKMTLYVLVPVIIFGVISLKAFGKIRPIFRERGKINADVTGRLTETLGGIRVIKGFNAEDQETKIFESGVKKLFLNVKSSLTATSFVTSAATFLLGLASAGIMGIGGYMIMEDQLTFGDFLAFTLLLGFMIAPILQMSNIGSQLTEAFAGLDRTQELMNIPLEADPANRNILLPEIKGRVSFDNVHFEYEPGAEIIKGVDFVAEPGSVTALVGSSGSGKTTISGLVASFLIPTEGTVSIDGQDLSKVDLNSFRKHLGVVLQDDFLFEGTIRENIMFPRPNATEEMLQEAVKSAYVNQFTDQFEEGLETVIGERGVKLSGGQRQRLAIARAILADPRILILDEATSNLDAESEHFIQSSLKSLMAGRTTFVIAHRLSTIRQADQILVIEKGQIVERGKHDELIQSKGRYHDLYTFQARI